The following are from one region of the Oncorhynchus nerka isolate Pitt River linkage group LG8, Oner_Uvic_2.0, whole genome shotgun sequence genome:
- the LOC115125657 gene encoding pyrin-like has translation MQETTELKRKSTELEQVSHTEDDLNLLQSFTSQCSPPLTKDSDLYVGIVRRAVSQLEETVMSEMKRLFDDELKRIQQYAVDVSLDPDTASPWLILSKNGKQVRTGEKKQKLPDNPKRFDSAVNVLGKKGFSSGRFYYEVTVTGKTEWNLGVARESINRKGTVALSPDNGRWAVILRDGNKYIACAPTRVHLCMKEKPQKVGVFVDYEEGQVSFYDVEARSHIYSFTGYTFTEKLYPYFSPLLNDGGKNSTPLIISPVNHTD, from the exons ATGCAG GAAACCACTGAGCTAAAGAGAAAAAGCACTGAGCTGGAGCAGGTCTCACACACTGAAGACGACCTAAACCTCCTCCAGAGCTTCACATCCCAGTGCAGCCCTCCACTCACCAAGGACAGTGATCTGTATGTGGGGATTGTGAGGAGAGCCGTGTCTCAGCTAGAAGAGACAGTCATGAGTGAGATGAAGAGGTTGTTTGATGATGAGCTGAAGAGGATTCAGCAGTATGCAGTGGATGTGTCTCTGGACCCTGATACAGCAAGCCCCTGGCTCATTCTGTCTAAGAATGGGAAACAAGTGAGAactggagaaaaaaaacagaagCTCCCTGATAACCCAAAGAGGTTTGATTCTGCCGTTAATGTCTTGGGAAAGAAAGGCTTCTCCTCAGGGAGATTCTACTATGAGGTAACTGTTACAGGGAAGACTGAGTGGAATTTAGGAGTGGCCAGAGAGTCTATCAACAGAAAGGGGACTGTCGCATTAAGCCCTGATAATGGACGCTGGGCAGTGATTCTAAGGGATGGGAATAAGTACATAGCTTGTGCCCCGACCCGTGTCCACCTCTGCATGAAAGAGAAGCCCCAGAAGGTGGGGGTGTTTGTGGATTATGAGGAGGGTCAGGTCTCTTTTTAtgatgtggaggccaggtctcaTATCTACTCTTTCACTGGCTACACCTTCACTGAGAAACTATATCCATACTTCAGCCCTTTGCTCAATGATGGTGGTAAAAACTCTACTCCTCTAATCATCTCCCCTGTCAATCACACAGACTGA